A genomic window from Fusarium verticillioides 7600 chromosome 5, whole genome shotgun sequence includes:
- a CDS encoding asparagine synthetase, with the protein MCGIFACHRHPDVEKFKPTALKLAKQIRHRGPDWSGSVIANHTILCHERLSIVGVESGAQPLTNADDSIILAVNGEIYNHRHIRKNLKEQYHFKTTSDCEVIIPLYTEFDTDCPNHLDGMFSFVLYDKKQDRTIAARDPIGITTFYQGWSSKEPGTVYFASELKCLHSVCDKIVAFPPGHVYDSKTGETTRYFNPSWWDPKKVPSNPVDYKVLRHALEKAVRKRLMAEVPFGVLLSGGLDSSLTASIAQREVTRLRKQALEANGNVLPVENPDTGEGLVGVDDDDHLDTLTYLPQLNSFSIGLPGSPDNKAALEVAKFLGTKHHVMTFTIEDGLNALSDVIFHLETYDVTTIRASTPMYLLSRKIKAMGIKMVLSGEGSDEIFGGYLYFHAAPDKEAFHEETVRRVKNLHLADCLRANKSTSAWGLEARVPFLDKEFLETSMNIDPQEKMITKDRLEKYIIRKAFDTSDEPDEQPYLPDNILWRQKEQFSDGVGYGWIDALKDNAEKQVTDEMMKNPKPEWGNDIPDTKEAYVDTGFVQLNETNNE; encoded by the exons ATGTGTGGTATCTTCGCCTGTCATCG TCATCCTGACGTGGAAAAGTTCAAGCCCACGGCTTTGAAGCTCGCAAAGCA AATCCGTCACCGTGGCCCCGACTGGA GTGGAAGCGTGATTGCCAACCATACTA TTCTCTGCCATGAGCGTCTCAGCATTGTCGGTGTTG AGTCTGGAGCCCAGCCCCTGACCAACGCCGACGACAGCATCATTCTTGCTGTCAACGGTGAGATCTACAACCATCGTCACATTCGAAAGAACCTCAAGGAGCAATACCACTTCAAGACTACATCTGATTGCGAAGTTATCATTCCCCTG TACACCGAGTTTGATACCGATTGCCCTAACCACCTCGATGGCATGTTCTCTTTTGTCCTCTACGACAAGAAGCAAGATCGCACAATTGCGGCCCGCGACCCTATTGGTATCACCACCTTCTACCAGGGCTGGTCCTCCAAGGAACCCGGAACCGTTTATTTCGCCTCCGAGCTGAAGTGCTTGCATAGCGTTTGTGACAAGATCGTTGCTTTCCCCCCCGGTCACGTTTACGACTCCAAGACTGGCGAGACGACTCGCTACTTTAACCCTTCTTGGTGGGACCCTAAGAAGGTTCCCAGCAACCCCGTCGATTATAAGGTTCTCCGACATGCTCTCGAGAAAGCTGTCCGAAAGCGACTCATGGCTGAAGTCCCCTTCGGAGTTCTCCTTTCTGGTGGCCTTGACTCGAGTCTGACAGCATCTATCGCTCAGCGTGAGGTGACCAGACTTCGGAAACAGGCTCTGGAGGCTAACGGCAACGTTCTCCCTGTCGAAAACCCTGACACCGGTGAGGGTCTCGTcggtgttgacgatgatgatcacCTCGATACTCTGACATACCTCCCCCAGCTTAACTCCTTCTCCATCGGACTGCCTGGTTCTCCGGACAACAAGGCCGCACTTGAGGTCGCCAAGTTCCTTGGTACCAAGCACCACGTCATGACCTTCACCATCGAGGATGGCCTCAACGCTCTTTCAGATGTTATCTTTCACCTTGAGACCTACGATGTCACTACCATCCGAGCCTCCACTCCCATGTATCTCTTGTCAcgaaagatcaaggccatgggTATCAAGATGGTTCTGAGTGGAGAGGGAAGTGACGAGATCTTCGGTGGTTACCTGTATTTCCACGCTGCCCCTGATAAGGAGGCTTTCCACGAGGAGACAGTTCGTCGTGTCAAGAACCTTCACTTGGCTGATTGCCTGCGAGCTAACAAGTCCACCTCCGCTTGGGGCCTTGAAGCTCGTGTTCCCTTCCTCGATAAGGAG TTCCTTGAAACATCGATGAACATCGATCCTCAAGAGAAGATGATCACCAAGGACAGACTTGAGAAGTACATCATTCGCAAGGCTTTCGACACCTCGGACGAGCCTGACGAACAGCCCTATCTCCCTGATAACATCCTCTGGCGACAGAAGGAACAGTTCTCCGATGGTGTCGGCTACGGCTGGATCGACGCACTCAAGGACAACGCCGAGAAGCAGGTGACagacgagatgatgaagaaccccAAGCCTGAGTGGGGCAACGATATTCCCGATACCAAGGAGGCGTACGTTGACACCGGTTTCGTGCAGTTGAATGAGACTAACAATGAATAG
- a CDS encoding asparagine synthetase, whose protein sequence is MNFLQYTEFDTDCPNHLDGMFSFVLYDKKQDRTIAARDPIGITTFYQGWSSKEPGTVYFASELKCLHSVCDKIVAFPPGHVYDSKTGETTRYFNPSWWDPKKVPSNPVDYKVLRHALEKAVRKRLMAEVPFGVLLSGGLDSSLTASIAQREVTRLRKQALEANGNVLPVENPDTGEGLVGVDDDDHLDTLTYLPQLNSFSIGLPGSPDNKAALEVAKFLGTKHHVMTFTIEDGLNALSDVIFHLETYDVTTIRASTPMYLLSRKIKAMGIKMVLSGEGSDEIFGGYLYFHAAPDKEAFHEETVRRVKNLHLADCLRANKSTSAWGLEARVPFLDKEFLETSMNIDPQEKMITKDRLEKYIIRKAFDTSDEPDEQPYLPDNILWRQKEQFSDGVGYGWIDALKDNAEKQVTDEMMKNPKPEWGNDIPDTKEAYWYRCMFDEHFPPHCASTVMRWTPTWSKQTDPSGRYVTSLSPELDGWWSERKHAC, encoded by the exons ATGAATTTCCTGCAGTACACCGAGTTTGATACCGATTGCCCTAACCACCTCGATGGCATGTTCTCTTTTGTCCTCTACGACAAGAAGCAAGATCGCACAATTGCGGCCCGCGACCCTATTGGTATCACCACCTTCTACCAGGGCTGGTCCTCCAAGGAACCCGGAACCGTTTATTTCGCCTCCGAGCTGAAGTGCTTGCATAGCGTTTGTGACAAGATCGTTGCTTTCCCCCCCGGTCACGTTTACGACTCCAAGACTGGCGAGACGACTCGCTACTTTAACCCTTCTTGGTGGGACCCTAAGAAGGTTCCCAGCAACCCCGTCGATTATAAGGTTCTCCGACATGCTCTCGAGAAAGCTGTCCGAAAGCGACTCATGGCTGAAGTCCCCTTCGGAGTTCTCCTTTCTGGTGGCCTTGACTCGAGTCTGACAGCATCTATCGCTCAGCGTGAGGTGACCAGACTTCGGAAACAGGCTCTGGAGGCTAACGGCAACGTTCTCCCTGTCGAAAACCCTGACACCGGTGAGGGTCTCGTcggtgttgacgatgatgatcacCTCGATACTCTGACATACCTCCCCCAGCTTAACTCCTTCTCCATCGGACTGCCTGGTTCTCCGGACAACAAGGCCGCACTTGAGGTCGCCAAGTTCCTTGGTACCAAGCACCACGTCATGACCTTCACCATCGAGGATGGCCTCAACGCTCTTTCAGATGTTATCTTTCACCTTGAGACCTACGATGTCACTACCATCCGAGCCTCCACTCCCATGTATCTCTTGTCAcgaaagatcaaggccatgggTATCAAGATGGTTCTGAGTGGAGAGGGAAGTGACGAGATCTTCGGTGGTTACCTGTATTTCCACGCTGCCCCTGATAAGGAGGCTTTCCACGAGGAGACAGTTCGTCGTGTCAAGAACCTTCACTTGGCTGATTGCCTGCGAGCTAACAAGTCCACCTCCGCTTGGGGCCTTGAAGCTCGTGTTCCCTTCCTCGATAAGGAG TTCCTTGAAACATCGATGAACATCGATCCTCAAGAGAAGATGATCACCAAGGACAGACTTGAGAAGTACATCATTCGCAAGGCTTTCGACACCTCGGACGAGCCTGACGAACAGCCCTATCTCCCTGATAACATCCTCTGGCGACAGAAGGAACAGTTCTCCGATGGTGTCGGCTACGGCTGGATCGACGCACTCAAGGACAACGCCGAGAAGCAGGTGACagacgagatgatgaagaaccccAAGCCTGAGTGGGGCAACGATATTCCCGATACCAAGGAGGC TTACTGGTATCGATGCATGTTTGATGAGCACTTCCCCCCTCACTGCGCGTCGACCGTCATGCGCTGGACTCCCACTTGGTCCAAGCAGACTGACCCCAGTGGCCGGTACGTAACTTCTCTATCCCCAGAGCTGGACGGTTGGTGGTCCGAAAGGAAACACGCTTGCTAA
- a CDS encoding asparagine synthetase, with protein sequence MCGIFACHRHPDVEKFKPTALKLAKQIRHRGPDWSGSVIANHTILCHERLSIVGVESGAQPLTNADDSIILAVNGEIYNHRHIRKNLKEQYHFKTTSDCEVIIPLYTEFDTDCPNHLDGMFSFVLYDKKQDRTIAARDPIGITTFYQGWSSKEPGTVYFASELKCLHSVCDKIVAFPPGHVYDSKTGETTRYFNPSWWDPKKVPSNPVDYKVLRHALEKAVRKRLMAEVPFGVLLSGGLDSSLTASIAQREVTRLRKQALEANGNVLPVENPDTGEGLVGVDDDDHLDTLTYLPQLNSFSIGLPGSPDNKAALEVAKFLGTKHHVMTFTIEDGLNALSDVIFHLETYDVTTIRASTPMYLLSRKIKAMGIKMVLSGEGSDEIFGGYLYFHAAPDKEAFHEETVRRVKNLHLADCLRANKSTSAWGLEARVPFLDKEVSSALLNQLFPRN encoded by the exons ATGTGTGGTATCTTCGCCTGTCATCG TCATCCTGACGTGGAAAAGTTCAAGCCCACGGCTTTGAAGCTCGCAAAGCA AATCCGTCACCGTGGCCCCGACTGGA GTGGAAGCGTGATTGCCAACCATACTA TTCTCTGCCATGAGCGTCTCAGCATTGTCGGTGTTG AGTCTGGAGCCCAGCCCCTGACCAACGCCGACGACAGCATCATTCTTGCTGTCAACGGTGAGATCTACAACCATCGTCACATTCGAAAGAACCTCAAGGAGCAATACCACTTCAAGACTACATCTGATTGCGAAGTTATCATTCCCCTG TACACCGAGTTTGATACCGATTGCCCTAACCACCTCGATGGCATGTTCTCTTTTGTCCTCTACGACAAGAAGCAAGATCGCACAATTGCGGCCCGCGACCCTATTGGTATCACCACCTTCTACCAGGGCTGGTCCTCCAAGGAACCCGGAACCGTTTATTTCGCCTCCGAGCTGAAGTGCTTGCATAGCGTTTGTGACAAGATCGTTGCTTTCCCCCCCGGTCACGTTTACGACTCCAAGACTGGCGAGACGACTCGCTACTTTAACCCTTCTTGGTGGGACCCTAAGAAGGTTCCCAGCAACCCCGTCGATTATAAGGTTCTCCGACATGCTCTCGAGAAAGCTGTCCGAAAGCGACTCATGGCTGAAGTCCCCTTCGGAGTTCTCCTTTCTGGTGGCCTTGACTCGAGTCTGACAGCATCTATCGCTCAGCGTGAGGTGACCAGACTTCGGAAACAGGCTCTGGAGGCTAACGGCAACGTTCTCCCTGTCGAAAACCCTGACACCGGTGAGGGTCTCGTcggtgttgacgatgatgatcacCTCGATACTCTGACATACCTCCCCCAGCTTAACTCCTTCTCCATCGGACTGCCTGGTTCTCCGGACAACAAGGCCGCACTTGAGGTCGCCAAGTTCCTTGGTACCAAGCACCACGTCATGACCTTCACCATCGAGGATGGCCTCAACGCTCTTTCAGATGTTATCTTTCACCTTGAGACCTACGATGTCACTACCATCCGAGCCTCCACTCCCATGTATCTCTTGTCAcgaaagatcaaggccatgggTATCAAGATGGTTCTGAGTGGAGAGGGAAGTGACGAGATCTTCGGTGGTTACCTGTATTTCCACGCTGCCCCTGATAAGGAGGCTTTCCACGAGGAGACAGTTCGTCGTGTCAAGAACCTTCACTTGGCTGATTGCCTGCGAGCTAACAAGTCCACCTCCGCTTGGGGCCTTGAAGCTCGTGTTCCCTTCCTCGATAAGGAGGTAAGTTCAGCTCTATTAAACCAGTTGTTCCCCAGAAACTAA
- a CDS encoding asparagine synthetase, whose translation MDSLRKNKRLTMNFLQYTEFDTDCPNHLDGMFSFVLYDKKQDRTIAARDPIGITTFYQGWSSKEPGTVYFASELKCLHSVCDKIVAFPPGHVYDSKTGETTRYFNPSWWDPKKVPSNPVDYKVLRHALEKAVRKRLMAEVPFGVLLSGGLDSSLTASIAQREVTRLRKQALEANGNVLPVENPDTGEGLVGVDDDDHLDTLTYLPQLNSFSIGLPGSPDNKAALEVAKFLGTKHHVMTFTIEDGLNALSDVIFHLETYDVTTIRASTPMYLLSRKIKAMGIKMVLSGEGSDEIFGGYLYFHAAPDKEAFHEETVRRVKNLHLADCLRANKSTSAWGLEARVPFLDKEFLETSMNIDPQEKMITKDRLEKYIIRKAFDTSDEPDEQPYLPDNILWRQKEQFSDGVGYGWIDALKDNAEKQVTDEMMKNPKPEWGNDIPDTKEAYVDTGFVQLNETNNE comes from the exons ATGGATAGCTTAAGGAAGAATAAAAGGCTCACAATGAATTTCCTGCAGTACACCGAGTTTGATACCGATTGCCCTAACCACCTCGATGGCATGTTCTCTTTTGTCCTCTACGACAAGAAGCAAGATCGCACAATTGCGGCCCGCGACCCTATTGGTATCACCACCTTCTACCAGGGCTGGTCCTCCAAGGAACCCGGAACCGTTTATTTCGCCTCCGAGCTGAAGTGCTTGCATAGCGTTTGTGACAAGATCGTTGCTTTCCCCCCCGGTCACGTTTACGACTCCAAGACTGGCGAGACGACTCGCTACTTTAACCCTTCTTGGTGGGACCCTAAGAAGGTTCCCAGCAACCCCGTCGATTATAAGGTTCTCCGACATGCTCTCGAGAAAGCTGTCCGAAAGCGACTCATGGCTGAAGTCCCCTTCGGAGTTCTCCTTTCTGGTGGCCTTGACTCGAGTCTGACAGCATCTATCGCTCAGCGTGAGGTGACCAGACTTCGGAAACAGGCTCTGGAGGCTAACGGCAACGTTCTCCCTGTCGAAAACCCTGACACCGGTGAGGGTCTCGTcggtgttgacgatgatgatcacCTCGATACTCTGACATACCTCCCCCAGCTTAACTCCTTCTCCATCGGACTGCCTGGTTCTCCGGACAACAAGGCCGCACTTGAGGTCGCCAAGTTCCTTGGTACCAAGCACCACGTCATGACCTTCACCATCGAGGATGGCCTCAACGCTCTTTCAGATGTTATCTTTCACCTTGAGACCTACGATGTCACTACCATCCGAGCCTCCACTCCCATGTATCTCTTGTCAcgaaagatcaaggccatgggTATCAAGATGGTTCTGAGTGGAGAGGGAAGTGACGAGATCTTCGGTGGTTACCTGTATTTCCACGCTGCCCCTGATAAGGAGGCTTTCCACGAGGAGACAGTTCGTCGTGTCAAGAACCTTCACTTGGCTGATTGCCTGCGAGCTAACAAGTCCACCTCCGCTTGGGGCCTTGAAGCTCGTGTTCCCTTCCTCGATAAGGAG TTCCTTGAAACATCGATGAACATCGATCCTCAAGAGAAGATGATCACCAAGGACAGACTTGAGAAGTACATCATTCGCAAGGCTTTCGACACCTCGGACGAGCCTGACGAACAGCCCTATCTCCCTGATAACATCCTCTGGCGACAGAAGGAACAGTTCTCCGATGGTGTCGGCTACGGCTGGATCGACGCACTCAAGGACAACGCCGAGAAGCAGGTGACagacgagatgatgaagaaccccAAGCCTGAGTGGGGCAACGATATTCCCGATACCAAGGAGGCGTACGTTGACACCGGTTTCGTGCAGTTGAATGAGACTAACAATGAATAG
- a CDS encoding asparagine synthetase, translating to MDSLRKNKRLTMNFLQYTEFDTDCPNHLDGMFSFVLYDKKQDRTIAARDPIGITTFYQGWSSKEPGTVYFASELKCLHSVCDKIVAFPPGHVYDSKTGETTRYFNPSWWDPKKVPSNPVDYKVLRHALEKAVRKRLMAEVPFGVLLSGGLDSSLTASIAQREVTRLRKQALEANGNVLPVENPDTGEGLVGVDDDDHLDTLTYLPQLNSFSIGLPGSPDNKAALEVAKFLGTKHHVMTFTIEDGLNALSDVIFHLETYDVTTIRASTPMYLLSRKIKAMGIKMVLSGEGSDEIFGGYLYFHAAPDKEAFHEETVRRVKNLHLADCLRANKSTSAWGLEARVPFLDKEFLETSMNIDPQEKMITKDRLEKYIIRKAFDTSDEPDEQPYLPDNILWRQKEQFSDGVGYGWIDALKDNAEKQVTDEMMKNPKPEWGNDIPDTKEAYWYRCMFDEHFPPHCASTVMRWTPTWSKQTDPSGRAISTHNAKYDNAA from the exons ATGGATAGCTTAAGGAAGAATAAAAGGCTCACAATGAATTTCCTGCAGTACACCGAGTTTGATACCGATTGCCCTAACCACCTCGATGGCATGTTCTCTTTTGTCCTCTACGACAAGAAGCAAGATCGCACAATTGCGGCCCGCGACCCTATTGGTATCACCACCTTCTACCAGGGCTGGTCCTCCAAGGAACCCGGAACCGTTTATTTCGCCTCCGAGCTGAAGTGCTTGCATAGCGTTTGTGACAAGATCGTTGCTTTCCCCCCCGGTCACGTTTACGACTCCAAGACTGGCGAGACGACTCGCTACTTTAACCCTTCTTGGTGGGACCCTAAGAAGGTTCCCAGCAACCCCGTCGATTATAAGGTTCTCCGACATGCTCTCGAGAAAGCTGTCCGAAAGCGACTCATGGCTGAAGTCCCCTTCGGAGTTCTCCTTTCTGGTGGCCTTGACTCGAGTCTGACAGCATCTATCGCTCAGCGTGAGGTGACCAGACTTCGGAAACAGGCTCTGGAGGCTAACGGCAACGTTCTCCCTGTCGAAAACCCTGACACCGGTGAGGGTCTCGTcggtgttgacgatgatgatcacCTCGATACTCTGACATACCTCCCCCAGCTTAACTCCTTCTCCATCGGACTGCCTGGTTCTCCGGACAACAAGGCCGCACTTGAGGTCGCCAAGTTCCTTGGTACCAAGCACCACGTCATGACCTTCACCATCGAGGATGGCCTCAACGCTCTTTCAGATGTTATCTTTCACCTTGAGACCTACGATGTCACTACCATCCGAGCCTCCACTCCCATGTATCTCTTGTCAcgaaagatcaaggccatgggTATCAAGATGGTTCTGAGTGGAGAGGGAAGTGACGAGATCTTCGGTGGTTACCTGTATTTCCACGCTGCCCCTGATAAGGAGGCTTTCCACGAGGAGACAGTTCGTCGTGTCAAGAACCTTCACTTGGCTGATTGCCTGCGAGCTAACAAGTCCACCTCCGCTTGGGGCCTTGAAGCTCGTGTTCCCTTCCTCGATAAGGAG TTCCTTGAAACATCGATGAACATCGATCCTCAAGAGAAGATGATCACCAAGGACAGACTTGAGAAGTACATCATTCGCAAGGCTTTCGACACCTCGGACGAGCCTGACGAACAGCCCTATCTCCCTGATAACATCCTCTGGCGACAGAAGGAACAGTTCTCCGATGGTGTCGGCTACGGCTGGATCGACGCACTCAAGGACAACGCCGAGAAGCAGGTGACagacgagatgatgaagaaccccAAGCCTGAGTGGGGCAACGATATTCCCGATACCAAGGAGGC TTACTGGTATCGATGCATGTTTGATGAGCACTTCCCCCCTCACTGCGCGTCGACCGTCATGCGCTGGACTCCCACTTGGTCCAAGCAGACTGACCCCAGTGGCCG AGCCATTTCCACTCACAACGCCAAATACGATAACGCGGCTTAA
- a CDS encoding asparagine synthetase, giving the protein MCGIFACHRHPDVEKFKPTALKLAKQIRHRGPDWSGSVIANHTILCHERLSIVGVESGAQPLTNADDSIILAVNGEIYNHRHIRKNLKEQYHFKTTSDCEVIIPLYTEFDTDCPNHLDGMFSFVLYDKKQDRTIAARDPIGITTFYQGWSSKEPGTVYFASELKCLHSVCDKIVAFPPGHVYDSKTGETTRYFNPSWWDPKKVPSNPVDYKVLRHALEKAVRKRLMAEVPFGVLLSGGLDSSLTASIAQREVTRLRKQALEANGNVLPVENPDTGEGLVGVDDDDHLDTLTYLPQLNSFSIGLPGSPDNKAALEVAKFLGTKHHVMTFTIEDGLNALSDVIFHLETYDVTTIRASTPMYLLSRKIKAMGIKMVLSGEGSDEIFGGYLYFHAAPDKEAFHEETVRRVKNLHLADCLRANKSTSAWGLEARVPFLDKEFLETSMNIDPQEKMITKDRLEKYIIRKAFDTSDEPDEQPYLPDNILWRQKEQFSDGVGYGWIDALKDNAEKQVTDEMMKNPKPEWGNDIPDTKEAYWYRCMFDEHFPPHCASTVMRWTPTWSKQTDPSGRAISTHNAKYDNAA; this is encoded by the exons ATGTGTGGTATCTTCGCCTGTCATCG TCATCCTGACGTGGAAAAGTTCAAGCCCACGGCTTTGAAGCTCGCAAAGCA AATCCGTCACCGTGGCCCCGACTGGA GTGGAAGCGTGATTGCCAACCATACTA TTCTCTGCCATGAGCGTCTCAGCATTGTCGGTGTTG AGTCTGGAGCCCAGCCCCTGACCAACGCCGACGACAGCATCATTCTTGCTGTCAACGGTGAGATCTACAACCATCGTCACATTCGAAAGAACCTCAAGGAGCAATACCACTTCAAGACTACATCTGATTGCGAAGTTATCATTCCCCTG TACACCGAGTTTGATACCGATTGCCCTAACCACCTCGATGGCATGTTCTCTTTTGTCCTCTACGACAAGAAGCAAGATCGCACAATTGCGGCCCGCGACCCTATTGGTATCACCACCTTCTACCAGGGCTGGTCCTCCAAGGAACCCGGAACCGTTTATTTCGCCTCCGAGCTGAAGTGCTTGCATAGCGTTTGTGACAAGATCGTTGCTTTCCCCCCCGGTCACGTTTACGACTCCAAGACTGGCGAGACGACTCGCTACTTTAACCCTTCTTGGTGGGACCCTAAGAAGGTTCCCAGCAACCCCGTCGATTATAAGGTTCTCCGACATGCTCTCGAGAAAGCTGTCCGAAAGCGACTCATGGCTGAAGTCCCCTTCGGAGTTCTCCTTTCTGGTGGCCTTGACTCGAGTCTGACAGCATCTATCGCTCAGCGTGAGGTGACCAGACTTCGGAAACAGGCTCTGGAGGCTAACGGCAACGTTCTCCCTGTCGAAAACCCTGACACCGGTGAGGGTCTCGTcggtgttgacgatgatgatcacCTCGATACTCTGACATACCTCCCCCAGCTTAACTCCTTCTCCATCGGACTGCCTGGTTCTCCGGACAACAAGGCCGCACTTGAGGTCGCCAAGTTCCTTGGTACCAAGCACCACGTCATGACCTTCACCATCGAGGATGGCCTCAACGCTCTTTCAGATGTTATCTTTCACCTTGAGACCTACGATGTCACTACCATCCGAGCCTCCACTCCCATGTATCTCTTGTCAcgaaagatcaaggccatgggTATCAAGATGGTTCTGAGTGGAGAGGGAAGTGACGAGATCTTCGGTGGTTACCTGTATTTCCACGCTGCCCCTGATAAGGAGGCTTTCCACGAGGAGACAGTTCGTCGTGTCAAGAACCTTCACTTGGCTGATTGCCTGCGAGCTAACAAGTCCACCTCCGCTTGGGGCCTTGAAGCTCGTGTTCCCTTCCTCGATAAGGAG TTCCTTGAAACATCGATGAACATCGATCCTCAAGAGAAGATGATCACCAAGGACAGACTTGAGAAGTACATCATTCGCAAGGCTTTCGACACCTCGGACGAGCCTGACGAACAGCCCTATCTCCCTGATAACATCCTCTGGCGACAGAAGGAACAGTTCTCCGATGGTGTCGGCTACGGCTGGATCGACGCACTCAAGGACAACGCCGAGAAGCAGGTGACagacgagatgatgaagaaccccAAGCCTGAGTGGGGCAACGATATTCCCGATACCAAGGAGGC TTACTGGTATCGATGCATGTTTGATGAGCACTTCCCCCCTCACTGCGCGTCGACCGTCATGCGCTGGACTCCCACTTGGTCCAAGCAGACTGACCCCAGTGGCCG AGCCATTTCCACTCACAACGCCAAATACGATAACGCGGCTTAA